A window of Thermus filiformis genomic DNA:
TCCAGGTCGGGGCTGGAGTGCTTCAGCCCCACCACCTGGGGGTAGTCCCGCCGAAGCCGCCAGGCGGTCTCGGGGCGGATCTCCACCCCAGTCCGGCCCGGGATGTTGTAGAGGACCAGGGGAAAGCCGGGCACCCCCTCGGCCAGGAGGGCGAAGTAGCGGTAGATCCCCTCCTGGTTGGGCCGGACCGCGGGTGGGACCACCACCAAAGCCCCCCAGGCCCCGGCCTCTTGGGCGAAGCGGGTGAGCTCCAGGGTGTCCTGGAGGTTCCCCGTGCCCGTACCGGCCAGGACGGGGGTCTTTCCCGCCTCCTCCACCGCGATCTGGATGAGGCGCTTCCGCTCCTCCAGGCTCAGGCTCATGGGCTCCCCCGTGGAGCCGCCCACGCTCACGGCGTGGCTTCCCGATTGGACCTGTCTTCGCACCAGCCCCCGCAGGGCCTCCTCGTCCAAGGCCCCGTTCTTAAAGGGCGTCACCAGGGGAACGATGGAACCCTTGAGCACGCTCGGCCTCCTTTACCCCTAGAGGATAGGAGGACGAGGAGGGGAACAGGTATTGTCATAGGTGGCAAAAAAGGCAAAGGTTTTGTATCTTTAAACAGA
This region includes:
- the hpaI gene encoding 2,4-dihydroxyhept-2-ene-1,7-dioic acid aldolase; the encoded protein is MLKGSIVPLVTPFKNGALDEEALRGLVRRQVQSGSHAVSVGGSTGEPMSLSLEERKRLIQIAVEEAGKTPVLAGTGTGNLQDTLELTRFAQEAGAWGALVVVPPAVRPNQEGIYRYFALLAEGVPGFPLVLYNIPGRTGVEIRPETAWRLRRDYPQVVGLKHSSPDLEYVSRLISLVDEGFAVYCGLEALTFPMMALGAVGTIAATANWLPREVAELTELALTGRFLEARRLHYHLLPANEAVFWDTNPIPLKTVLSWMGLIQKEWRPPLGPTTPEVEARLRAMAERYGLLEGA